Genomic DNA from Chitinophagales bacterium:
TAAACTGATGAGATTTATAGTAGAGAACTTAAAGACCCGGGTGGTGACGGACGGTGATGATTATGTGAGGTGTCCCGACTTCAATAAGGAACTTAAGGAGTTCTTATCTGTTAAGGTGCCCGGTAGTTTCTTTATACAGAAAAAGATGCGGGAGATGGGTAAGAAGTTCAAATGGGATGGGGTGCACAACTTTATGAATAACTCGGGGGAGTTCGCAACAGGGTTTCTGCCGGTACTGTTCAAAACATTCATACCACATTACGACCTGGAGGTTGAGTTCGATGACCGTAGAACCAATTTACCTGAGTTCAAAGATTCTTACGATTTTTCAACACCTGAATTTGACCTCGCCCCTCACCAACAACGACTTGTAAAAAGTGTCAACAACTGCATAGAGTATAAAGGGCAACGGCTGTACTTCCCGCGGGGTATGTGGAAAGCTGCCACTAATTCGGGTAAAACGGCTTCTTTCTACGGGGTGTTGAACAATATGGTAGACCCGTGCGCGGTGCTGGTGGTAGATACTACCCAGTTATTTGAACAGCATGTAGATTACTACAGGAGTGTGCTCGGGGATGTGGGCATGGTAGGCAACTATAAGGGTAAGTCCTACAATAAAACAGGTAAAACATTGACGATAGTAATGGTCCAAACATTCGCCAATCGTCTTAAGAAAGACCTTACCCTGGCAGCGTGGTTCTTAAACAAGGTTAATGTACTTGCCTATGACGAGTGTCATACCAGTGCTGTAGCAACCGCGGGGACTTCGATAGCTCAGGCGGCCAATGCGGGGTGCATATTGGGTATGTCAGGAACCCCGTTAGATATGAGTGACGAAATGAAAGCCTATAAACTTACTGGGATCACAGGCGGTGTATTATGCAGCATCCGTAAGGCAGAACTGATGGATATAGGTTTTAGTTTACGGCCTGTCATTAAAATGTACCATAATTCTGCTAAGACGGTAGCAGCCGATTACGGGGACGAGTTCAGTAAGGTAATTACTACGTCTGCTCACCGTGCGGAGCTTATAGCCGATATTATAGCGGAACATGCTGACAAACAGATCATAGTAACATTCTTTGAGCGTAAGCACGGGCAGTTGATGATGGATATATTGCTGGAAAAATACTCGTTGGAGTTCAACACCGGTAATGTGGACTGGGTGCATGGTGAACATAAGGACAGGTCGGACCGGCTGGATAGGTTCAGGGATGGAACTACCCGTGTGCTGTTCGGGTCATCTATACTTACCCAAGGTATAAATATAAAAGAGATAGAAGTTATTATATTCGCCCAAGGTGAGAAAGCCGAGGTAGCTTTAAGCCAGTGGGGCGGGCGCGGTGAACGCCGTAATGGTGACGCTACTACCTATACTTGGGTAGACATATACGATGAGGGAGAGTGGGTGAGCAAGCATTCCCGTGACCGCATCCGTTACTATAAGAAAGAGGGGTTTGATATTAATTACCAGTATAACGCAGACAAACGTGGGATACCTAAAAAGCAGTAGTATATGGGAAGATGGAAAGCATTAAAGCGCAATGAATTTCGGGCGGCACTACGGTCGGCACTGCAACAGGTACAAGTTGCCCGCCCACATGCCGATGATGTATTGGTGACCATAGAAGCTATACTGATGCAGGAGATGCTTGAAACGGGGCAGTGTGTTATACCTGATTTATGTAAGCTCACACTACGTGAGAAACCCCCCAGGACCTATATGCGTATGGGGGTGCTACGCCACCAACCGTCTTATTACTACATAAGTCTTAAACTGTTTCCGAAAGCTAAACCGCAGTTCATAACAGATGACCCCATAGAATAAACCAATACGGGGTATAGGATAATAGTATCAGCCGGTATATAAGTAACTGTTACTTTTGTTTAAATGATAATAGTATGTTCAACCATATAAGTAAAGATAATCCAGTAATAGCGTGGTGGAGTGGTGGGGTTGATAGTGCATTGGCTTGCAAGTTGGCTCTAGATTGGTGGGGTAAAGATTGTGTCGTGGTAATTTTTATAGATACTCGCAATGAAGATGACGATACTGTTCGTTTTATGTATGACTGTGAAAGGTGGTATGGTGTAACAATATATCGAATTTCATCCAAGAAATGGGACAATATACAAGAAGTATGGGAACATTATTTATCATTAAATGTTGCTACTGGTGCAATATGCTCTACCGAACTAAAGCGTGTAGTTAGGCAGGACTTTCAAATGAAAAATAACTTTTCACATCAGGTTTTCGGGTTTGACGCAGATGAGATACGTAGAGCAAAAAACATGAAGCGCAATTACCCTGACAGTAAGCCGATATTCCCACTTATATACGAAATGTATAAAAAAGGTGAAGCATTAAAGGTTTTGCAAAAAAATGGGATAGAACCACCGCTTTCATATAGAATGGGTTATTCAAACAACAATTGCCTTAAAACTGGTTGTGTAAAAGGAGGTATCGGCTATTGGCAGAAATTCCAAAAAGACTTCCCTGATAGGTTTGATAGGATGGCAGAAATGGAACACAAGCTGACAAACGAAAAAGGGGAGCCGGTAACTATATGTAAAGACCAGTCAAAAGGCGGTGGACTAGTATTCTTGAAACCACACCCAGATTATCCGAATATTAAAGACATATCTATGATGAAGGGTAGAATGGCAGAACCACTAATGGAATGTAATGGTTTTTGTGGGGTAAAGGATGCAACACACCATAGGTAAAAACTGTTAATAATATTATATAGTATGCGCGAACCAAGGGACAAGAATAATTACGAAAAGGTTGATTATACAATACCTGTAAAAACGGATAAGGTAATGGCTTACGATCAGAAAAAGTTCGGGGATACATGTTTTGGTAAGGAATGGGCACCAAATGAACGGTTGTGTGCGATGTGCCACGATATAGACATATGTGGTATGGTATTCCATGCCAACGTAAAGAAACTGGTAGCCAAGGTTGAGGAGAGTGAACCTGCCCCGTTCTTGGATAAAACAGACCTGGATGGGGTTGATAGGAATGCGGTTATCATATGGATACAGACCAAACCGCGTAAATTTTCTGAGATGGTGGACTACGTATACGCAATGGCGGGGTGTTCTGATAAAGAAACTGTCAGATATTGGTGCAAGAGTTTTGTACTGGATAATGACCACCTCACCGCGGAAAAAGGGACTATCTACTTTAAAAAATAACTACAATGGCAAAGCACGATATAGTAGTACTGGCATCTCCCCACAACTTTGAGTGGTTGGTAAACACGATGACAAAGCAGGGTAAGATAGCTCTTAAAATAAACGAGGGGCGGTATATCCTGAACACCCCGCAGCGGGAATATGCGATATGCCGTTCGGAGGATTTGGGCACTATACAGGCAGGCACCGTAGTATGCGTCACAGCCGTACTCGCTGCTGAGATAGGTATAACTATGACCGGTATCGCAGATGCTTGTATAGCTGGTGATGCTGTGTATAAAAAAGCGGCTTTCTTTACTGATAGCGACATCACCGCTATAAAGGCTGTGCTGGATGTTATCAGTGCAACATCACATAAATAATTAATTCACTTAATTTATGTTCTTATGAACACTTACACAATAGTCGAATCAGATGACATCGGGGCATTCACCGATGAGGTAAACGCTTTGATAGCTAAGGGGTATGTACCCCACGGGTTTGCGGTATCACAGCGTATAGAACAGGTAGTGTCACCGTATTCCAGTGATAGGGTAGATGTAGTTAAAACGGTATACCATCAGGCTATGGTACCAGCCGCTGTACATGTAACCTCTGTATGGGGCGGGGTTGATGTAGCTTTACCTGGTAAAGACTACACCGTATACACCCAATCACCTGAACACGGCGATACCGCTGATGTAGTTATTCCGAGTCGTTAAAGTAATAACCTATGAATGGATTGAAGTGCAACAAGTGCGATCTATGTACAGTAGCGTCAAGCGTCTGTATAGAACCTAAGATGCCGGTAACTGACGGTGACCGCCTGATGGTCATAGTAGATTACCCGTCTGTTACGGATGACAATAAGGGTACGATAGCAGCCAGTGCCAAGGATGAACTTTTTTGGCACATAGCGAATAACGTATGCGGCATACCCAATGAGGATATGTATGTTACCTATGCGGTGAAGTGTGGTACAGGAACCGCCGGGGTACGCCCCGAGTTAGAAAGTATAGAGGCTTGTCATGAATATCTTGTAAACGAGATACAGACTATCCGACCGAAGGCTATACTACTCATGGGTACCATACCCGCTGAATCTTTCGGGTTTATAGGTGACATAGATAAACTGGCAGCATCTGCCAAAGACGTAACGGTGGGTAAGGGTAAAACGGCTTTCACTACAAAGGCATACATAACCTACTCACCGTCTGTCGTAAAGTCTAACGCTAAACTGCTGCACCCATTTGCGAAGTCTATAGTGCGTGCTTATAATGCCGCTATGGATGATACCCAGGGAGCCGACATGACAAAGATAGTTATGGCCGATACCATGGATAAGGTAAACAAGGTCATAGAATACGTTCATACAACTGGGGAGTGCTGCTTTGACTATGAATCCCCCGAACTGACTGGGTTGAAAACATACGAACCCGGTTTCAGGCCTACGGTGTTGTCTATATCTTTCCAGCACGGGTCTGCACACATTATACCTCTGTGGCATTACGAGAGTCCGTTCTCCGACAAAGAGTGTATGCAGATAATGGAGAAAGTGAGTACAGATATATTCGCTAACCCCGCCATACGGAAAATAGCACAGAACATAAATTTTGATATGAGTGTATCGCGTGCTGTTGGTTTCCCGTTATTCCGTGGCAGGTTGGATGACACGATGCTAATGCACCATCTGCTTTGGGACTATAAGCGGCATGGTCTTAAAGATTTCGCCCCTGACTATTACCCCGAAGCCGGTGGGTACGAGGACGAGGTAAAGAAATACGGGTATGCTAAAGCCCCCCTGTCAGTACTCGCCCCGTATGCGGGTATGGATACTGACCTTACATTCAGAATGTGTTCTATATTCGAGTATGAATTGTTGCAGGATATGCAGCAATACCGGGTATACCGTAACCAGGTAATGTTCATGCTGAAACCGATGTGGCACGCCGAACACAATGGTATGCTGGTAGACCGCAAGTTACTGGAACAATATATAGCGCGTGCTGAGCAGCTTTTACAGGAACGGGAAGATAAGCTGATGTCATACCCGCAGGTTAAGGCTTTTACGCTGTATAAGCAGCGTATGGTTGACGGGGCTAAGATAGGTGACCTGCAGACACGGGCACGTACCGCTGTTGGTAAAAACCTTGAAAAGTTGGAGAAGCGTATCAGTGATATAAAGCTCGGGTTGGTTACTGCATATGAGGGATTCAACATGGCATCGCCGAAGCAACTCGGGGAATTACTATACAGTAAAGAAGGGTTCGGGTTCAAAATGCCATATGATCGCCGTAAACGTAAAGAACACCCGAACACTGACAACAAATTCTTAAAACAATTAGGGGACACTACCGGGTTTATCACCGACCTTATGGTGCATCGTACGATAGCTAAGAACCTGAGTACTTACCTGCGTGCTTTCCTTGAACTGTTGGATGATAACGACAGGATACATACGGGGTTCTTATTGCACGGCACCCGCACAGGCCGGGCCTCATCAGTAGCCCCAAACCTGCAAAATGTGCCCAAGCATGTGAAGATAGATGACCCCGCGGTGGAGGAAGTAGTTAGGATGATCATGGCGGTGTTTAAGGTGCCTGACGGGTACACATTACTATCCATGGACCTGTCACAAGCCGAACTGCGCATCATAGCCGAACTGGCCGGTGATGACGCTATGATAGAAGCCTACAATAACGGGCAGGACCTGCACGCTGTTACTGCAGCCAGGTTATCGGGGTATTCATTGGATGATTTCTATAAATTACCTACCGATAAGCAGAAGCAACTACGTAGTAAGGCCAAGGCAGCCAACTTCGGGTTGATATACGGTCAGGAGGCTAAAGGGTTCATGGAATACGCCCGTAACAACTACGGGGTTGATATGACCAT
This window encodes:
- a CDS encoding DEAD/DEAH box helicase family protein → MRFIVENLKTRVVTDGDDYVRCPDFNKELKEFLSVKVPGSFFIQKKMREMGKKFKWDGVHNFMNNSGEFATGFLPVLFKTFIPHYDLEVEFDDRRTNLPEFKDSYDFSTPEFDLAPHQQRLVKSVNNCIEYKGQRLYFPRGMWKAATNSGKTASFYGVLNNMVDPCAVLVVDTTQLFEQHVDYYRSVLGDVGMVGNYKGKSYNKTGKTLTIVMVQTFANRLKKDLTLAAWFLNKVNVLAYDECHTSAVATAGTSIAQAANAGCILGMSGTPLDMSDEMKAYKLTGITGGVLCSIRKAELMDIGFSLRPVIKMYHNSAKTVAADYGDEFSKVITTSAHRAELIADIIAEHADKQIIVTFFERKHGQLMMDILLEKYSLEFNTGNVDWVHGEHKDRSDRLDRFRDGTTRVLFGSSILTQGINIKEIEVIIFAQGEKAEVALSQWGGRGERRNGDATTYTWVDIYDEGEWVSKHSRDRIRYYKKEGFDINYQYNADKRGIPKKQ